Proteins encoded together in one Branchiostoma lanceolatum isolate klBraLanc5 chromosome 11, klBraLanc5.hap2, whole genome shotgun sequence window:
- the LOC136444346 gene encoding ER degradation-enhancing alpha-mannosidase-like protein 3, which yields MCGGTTGWAAPGMELGVFVCVIFLLAVVQVDKAAGVQVMTSKEKLEAKKQVLEMFDHAYSSYLTYAYPADELMPLSCKGRVRGVDPSRGDVDDILGGYSLTLIDTLDTLAVLGHLDKFEDAVKMIILQVSLDNDVVVSVFETNIRVLGGLLGGHVVASLLRDQGERMQWYRDELLTLAKECGYRLLPAFNTTTGMPYPRVNLRHGIVKGRSRTGTETDTCTACAGTMILEFGALSRLTGDPIFEEKARKAMQFLWERRQRSSDLVGTVINIHTGDWVRRESGVGAGIDSYYEYLFKAYMLLGDASFLERFNTHYAAVMRYISQGPLLLDVHMHKPNVVSRNFMDSLLAFWPGLQVLTGDIKPAIETHEMLYQVLQRHSFLPEAFTTDFKVHWPQHPLRPELVESTYFLYKATNDPYYLGVGRTIMDNIQRHARVPCGFAGLKDVRTGSHEDRMDSYFLAETFKYLYLLFTEEEDLWLDLDDYVFTTEAHLLPLRLATSFVNSTQTDSPTVTVTTFPTASDRKYQQSCPNVNYLFPGHKTYAKTIRHPLKAFVEQRCPQPTSARPREKIQESRKPALRARDFIADNPEHIQALRKMGIRLVTMQDGRVQLLHTSTQAFSPDDAEEGMRFMQEMIELSKTQGESDLQPRVVQLTSPPFLGSIVLTAGPAQFGPDLVGTPGVSGTVVIGESIKGCTDLTNAALVRDKIVLMERGSCMFIEKARRAQDAGAAAAIVIDNTQGTSSDTSPVFAMSGDGVKDVYIPSVFLFQKEGHLLMDAIKEHGTVDVLLVDKAQPPEKIIRKHAEEEEARLKEMDINVELKVKDEL from the coding sequence ATGTGCGGTGGAACGACAGGATGGGCGGCGCCGGGGATGGAACTCGGCGTCTTTGTGTGCGTCATTTTCCTACTTGCTGTCGTTCAAGTGGACAAAGCGGCCGGTGTGCAAGTCATGACTTCCAAAGAGAAACTAGAGGCCAAGAAACAAGTTTTAGAAATGTTCGACCATGCCTACAGTTCCTACCTGACGTACGCTTACCCTGCCGACGAGCTGATGCCGCTCAGCTGCAAGGGACGGGTGCGCGGGGTCGACCCAAGCCGAGGCGACGTGGACGACATTTTAGGGGGTTACTCTTTGACCCTTATAGACACACTGGACACACTCGCCGTTCTAGGACATTTAGATAAGTTTGAAGACGCCGTTAAGATGATAATTCTACAAGTCAGCTTGGATAACGACGTCGTTGTGTCGGTGTTTGAGACCAATATTCGAGTGCTAGGGGGGCTTCTAGGAGGGCACGTTGTGGCAAGTCTTCTCAGGGACCAAGGTGAGCGTATGCAGTGGTATCGGGACGAACTGCTTACACTAGCGAAGGAGTGTGGCTATCGGCTGCTGCCTGCCTTCAACACCACCACGGGCATGCCGTACCCTCGTGTGAACCTACGCCACGGGATCGTCAAGGGGCGCTCTCGCACGGGTACGGAGACGGACACCTGCACGGCTTGTGCTGGCACCATGATTCTCGAATTCGGTGCGCTCTCTCGCTTGACAGGCGACCCTATATTTGAGGAGAAGGCCCGCAAGGCCATGCAGTTCTTGTGGGAGCGCCGACAACGGTCCAGTGACCTGGTAGGAACCGTTATCAACATTCACACAGGAGACTGGGTCCGGCGGGAATCCGGGGTGGGGGCGGGGATAGACTCCTACTATGAGTACCTGTTCAAGGCCTACATGCTACTGGGGGACGCGTCATTCCTGGAGAGATTCAACACACACTACGCTGCTGTAATGCGATACATTAGCCAAGGCCCATTGCTGCTGGACGTGCACATGCACAAGCCAAACGTCGTCTCACGGAACTTCATGGACTCCCTCTTAGCGTTCTGGCCAGGCCTGCAAGTCCTGACTGGTGACATCAAACCAGCCATCGAGACGCACGAGATGCTGTACCAAGTCTTACAGAGGCACAGTTTCCTACCTGAAGCATTCACCACAGACTTTAAAGTACACTGGCCGCAACATCCTCTCAGACCAGAACTCGTAGAAAGCACATACTTCCTGTACAAGGCAACAAATGACCCTTACTACCTCGGGGTGGGTAGGACCATCATGGATAACATCCAGCGCCATGCTCGGGTTCCCTGTGGGTTTGCAGGCTTGAAAGATGTGAGGACAGGAAGTCATGAGGATAGAATGGATTCATATTTCCTTGCGGAAACCTTTAAATACCTGTACCTGCTGTTCACAGAAGAGGAAGACCTGTGGTTGGATCTTGACGATTACGTGTTTACGACAGAAGCACACTTGCTTCCTCTCCGACTTGCAACCTCGTTTGTGAACAGTACGCAGACCGACTCGCCAACGGTTACAGTCACCACTTTCCCCACTGCATCCGACCGCAAGTACCAACAGTCATGTCCCAATGTCAACTACCTCTTTCCCGGGCACAAAACGTACGCAAAGACAATACGACATCCGCTAAAAGCCTTTGTGGAGCAACGATGCCCCCAACCAACCTCTGCAAGGCCGAGGGAGAAGATACAAGAGAGCAGGAAGCCGGCTCTGCGGGCTCGTGACTTCATCGCGGACAATCCGGAACACATCCAAGCCCTGCGTAAGATGGGCATACGACTGGTTACGATGCAGGATGGCCGCGTGCAGCTCCTCCACACGTCCACGCAGGCCTTTTCCCCGGACGACGCTGAGGAAGGCATGCGTTTCATGCAGGAGATGATCGAGTTGTCAAAAACGCAGGGGGAGAGCGACCTACAGCCACGCGTCGTCCAGCTCACATCGCCGCCATTCTTGGGCAGCATCGTGCTGACAGCGGGACCGGCGCAGTTCGGACCAGATTTGGTCGGCACCCCGGGTGTTTCTGGCACCGTCGTGATCGGAGAATCCATCAAAGGGTGCACGGACCTGACCAACGCGGCTCTGGTTCGCGACAAGATCGTCCTCATGGAGCGGGGCAGCTGCATGTTCATCGAGAAGGCGCGCCGGGCCCAGGATGCAGGAGCTGCCGCCGCCATCGTGATTGACAACACCCAGGGCACGAGTAGCGACACCTCGCCGGTCTTCGCCATGTCCGGGGACGGTGTGAAAGACGTGTACATCCCAAGCGTCTTCTTGTTCCAAAAGGAAGGCCACCTTCTGATGGACGCCATCAAAGAACACGGTACGGTAGACGTCCTACTTGTTGACAAGGCTCAACCGCCCGAGAAAATCATTCGGAAACATGCAGAGGAGGAAGAAGCGAGACTCAAAGAGATGGACATCAATGTCGAACTTAAGGTCAAAGACGAACTATGA